A region of the Streptomyces durocortorensis genome:
TCCTGGCGGAGTGGTGGCCCCGGCTGCTGCCCGGTATCGCGGCGGGTGCCACGCATCCGGTGATCCGGGTGGGCCACTCCGTACGGACCCTGCTGGCGGGCGAGGAGACCGCGCCGCGCGTACGGGAGCTGGCCCACGGGCTCGGCTACTGGGCCGCCCGCCACCAGCCGCTGCCGGCCCTGGAACTCCTCGACCCGGCCCCGAGCGCGGCGGCTGCCCTGGACCGGGTTCCGCTGGTGCCCGATCCGAGCGGCGGCATCCTGGCCCGGTTCGCGCAGCTGACCGGCCTCCCCCACTGGCCGGGGCAGGAGCCCGCCGAGCCGGAGGAGGCCCGCTCCGCACTCCGTGAGCTGGTCCGGGCTGCCACCCACCGGTACGCCACCCACGGGCACGGTGAGCCGGTGATGCTGGTCCACGCGGCGACCGCGCCCAACGCGGTGCTCCGGACCCTGCCCGCGCTCCCCCGGGCCCTGTGGGGGCCGAGCCTGGGGGCGGCCTGGGCGGCGAGCGCGGCGGTTACCGCCGCCTACGCGCCCCCTCTCCGCGACAGTTCCCTCGATGCCCCCGCTCGCACTCCCGGGGCCCAGGGCGCTACGGACGCGGAGGAGCTGTTCGCCCGGGCGGCGGCGCACGGGGACGACCACACCATCAAGTTCGTCGACACGGCGCTGGACGTCGGCGATAGGACCGCGTTCGTCGCCGCCCTGCGCTCGATCGAGCTGAACACACCGGTCTTCTGAGACCCTCAAGCTCCCCCGGCCCCTCAGCCGAACCGCACAGCACCGCCCCTCACCGCACCGGGGCAGCCGGACTGCGCCGGATCAGCCGAACTGCACCGAGCGCTTCGCCAGTCCCATCCAGAAGCCGTCGATGACGCTCCGCCCCCTGTCCAGCTCGTCCTCGGCCGCGCCGAGCGTCACGAACAGCGGGGCGAAGTGCTCGGTGCGGGGGTGGGCCAGCTTCCCGGCGGGTGACGTGTGCTCGAAGTCGAGCAGCGCGTCGATGTCCTGCGCCCGCAGTGCGCGGTCGCCCCAGTCGTCGAACTCCGCCGACCAGCCGGGGACGCCGCCGCCGGTGTGCCGCAGGGCGGCCAGGTTGTGGGTGAAGAAGCCGCTGCCCACGATGAGCACGCCCTCGTCGCGCAGCGGGGCGAGCTTGCGCCCGACGTCCATCAGCTTCTGCGGGTCGAGCGTCGGCAGGGAGATCTGGAGTACGGGGATGTCGGCGTCCGGGAACATCTCCACCAGCGGTACGTAGGCCCCGTGGTCGAGTCCCCGGTCCGGAATGTCCTGGACCGGCGTACCGGCGCCGCGCAGGAGCCCCCGGACGCTGTCGGCGAGCCGCGGGGCGCCGGGGGCTCCGTACCGCACCCGGTAGTAGTGCTCGGGGAAGCCCCAGAAGTCGTACACGAGCGGCACGGTCTCGGTGGCCCCGAGTGCGAGCGGCGCCTCCTCCCAGTGCGCGGAGACCATGAGGATCGCGCGCGGGCAGGGCAGGGCGGCGGACCAGGCGGCGAGCTGGCCGGGCCAGACGGGGTCGTCGGCCAGCGGCGGGGCGCCGTGCGAGAGATAGAGGGCGGGCATGCGCTCCGCGGTGGCTGTCATGGCACTCACTCCCATCCACAGGACTCGGGACGAGTTCGTCCGAGCGTGGTTTCCCTAGGTCATCCGGGGGATCGTTGTCCAGGGGCCCTGCGGAACTCCGCCGGAGTCCCGCGGGATTCCTTCTCCGACAGGAATCCCTCAGGCATCCCAGGGATCTTGAAACTTCAAGTTCCCACCTCCGGAGACCTTAGCCCTATCTAGTTAAACTTTCAAGAAAAGGTCGTACAGTGGAGTCCATGACCACGGCATCCACCAGCGCGACGCGCTGGCTCACCGACGAGGAGCAGCGCGTCTGGCGCGCTTATCTGCATGCCACCACGCTGCTGGAGGATCACCTCGATCGCCAGCTCCAGCGCGACGCCGGCATGCCGCACATCTACTACGGACTGCTCGTCCAGCTCTCCCAGGCGCCCCGGCGCCGGATGCGGATGACGGAACTCGCCCGGAACGCCAAGATCACCCGCTCCCGGCTCTCGCACGCCATCGCCCGGCTGGAGAAGAACGGCTGGGTGCGCCGCGAGGACTGCCCCTCCGACAAGCGGGGCCAGAACGCGGTCCTCACGGACGACGGGTACGCGATGCTCCGACGCTCGGCGCCTGGCCATGTCGACGCCGTACGGCAGGCGATGTTCGACCGGCTCACGCCCGAGCAGGTGCGCAGCCTCGGGGAGATCATGCGGGTGCTCGCCACCGGCCTGGAACCGGAGGGCCCGGACGCGGATCTGCCCTGGCTCCGCTGAGCGGCGGAACCAGGGCAGAGGGGCGACGTTCCCGGTGCCGTACGGCGTCAGTGGGCGACGACCGGGATCCGGAACTCGTCCTCAGCACCGTCGGCACCCTCGGCGTCGCCGCCGGACGCACCGCCCGGACCCGCCCCCGGGCGGCCGGTGTTGATCAGGACGGCCGCGATCGCGGAGGCGGCGACCAGGATGCCGACCGCCCACCAGATCGCGGCGGAGAAGCCGCTGACCATGGCCTGGAGCTCCAGGAGCTCCGGGTCCGTGGCGCGGGCCGCGTGGTCGGCGACGTACGCGGTGGTGGCGCTGGCGGCGATGGTGTTCAGCAGAGCGGTGCCGATGGCGCCGCCGACCTGCTGCGAGGTGTTGACCATCGCGGAGGCCACCCCCGCGTCACGCGGCTCGATGCCGTGCGTGGCCAGGGACATGGCGGGCATGAACGCCGTACCCATACCGAGGCCGAGCAGCAGCTGGCCGGGCAGGATGACCGCCGCGTAGCTGGTGTTCAGGTCCAGCTGGGTCAGCAGCAGCATGCCGGTCGCGGCGACCAGGAAGCCGGGGCCCATCAGCAGGCGCGGCGGAACCCGGGTCATCAGCCGGGTACCGATCTGGGTGGAGCCGATGATCATGCCCGCGATCATCGGGAGGAACGCGAACCCGGTCGTGACCGGGGAGTAGCCCTTCACGACCTGGAGGTAGTAGGTCAGGAAGAGGAACAGCCCGAACATCGCGATGATCGCGAGACCCAGCGAGAGGTAGACCCCGCCCCGGTTGCGCTCGGTGAGCACGCGCAGCGGCAGCAGCGGGGACTTCACCAACGCCTCCGTCACGACGAAGGCGATCAGGAGGACGGCGGAGGCGATGAACATGGTGACGGTCAGCCCGTCCGACCAGCCGGCCGACTCGGCGCGGGTGAAGCCGTAGACCAGGGCGACCAGGCCGAGCGTGGAGAGGACGACGCCGGGGATGTCGAGCGACGCGCGGTTGCGGGTGCCGGACGGCTCGCGGATGACGAAGTACGCGCCCGCGGCGGCGACGACGGCGAACGGGATGTTGACGAAGAACGTCCAGCGCCAGTTCAGGTACTCGGTGAGGAAGCCGCCGAGGATCAGCCCGACCGCGCCACCGCCACCGGCGATGGCCCCGTAGATACCGAAGGCCTTGGCACGCTCCTTGGCGTCGGTGAACATCACGGCGAGCAGGGAGAGGGCGGCCGGGGCGAGCAGGGCGCCGAAGACACCCTGGAGGGCCCGAGAGCCGAACATCATCGCCTCGTTCTGGGCCGCCCCGCCGAGCGCGGAGGCCAGCGCGAAGCCGATCAGTCCGACGACGAAGGTGCGCCTACGGCCCCAGAGGTCGGCGATCCGGCCGCCGAAGAGGAGGAGCCCGCCGAAGGCGAGTGCGTAGGCCGTGATGACCCACTGCTTGTTGCCGTCGGAGATGCCCAGGTCGGCCTGGGCGGAGGGCAGTGCGATGTTCACGATGGTGGCGTCGAGGACGACCATCAGCTGGGCGAGCGCGATGAAGGCCAGCGCCTTCCAGCGCCCGGGATCGGGAAGTCGGCCGGGATCGGGAAGTCGGCTGGGATCGGGAAGTGCGGTGTCGGCCGTTTTCGACATGGGTGTAGCCACCTAAGGACGTATGAAGGCGCCGAGGGCGTCATGAGGCGAGCGTCGTCGGTACGGGCTGTGCCGTACACGCGACGGTTACGTGGGCTGCCGGTACGTGACGTGGACGCGGACGTGGACGTGGACGTGGACGTACGAGGCTGTGTTCAGGCGAGGAGAAGCGGGACCGGAAGGTTCAGTTCGGGGCGGGCGTCAGGGGCGGCGCCGCAGATCCTCCAAAGTGGCGGCCGATCCGGGCAGTTCGGAGCGGGCCGGGGCTTCCAGTCCGTCCAGGAAAAGCTGCAGATGGCGGTGGGTGAACCGGTCGATGCCCTGGCAGGCGATGCCGGGGAGCGGCCGGGTGAGCTGGGAGAGGACGACGAATACGTCACCGACGCCGATGTCGGCACGCAGCCGCCCCGCGGACATGGCGCGCCTCACGAGCCCCCCGACGGCCTCTTCGAGGCGTCGGCGCTCGGCGAGCAGGTCGGGGTGATCCTGGTCGAAGACGCCGGAGAGCATCGGGCACAGGGCGCCGATCCGTTCGTCGGCGGCCGCGTGCACGAAACGGCTGAGCGCGGCGAACGGGTCGGCCTCGGCGGCGACGGCCTCTTCGGCCCGGCTGGTGGTACGGGAGGTGACCGCGAGGACGACCTCGTGGATGAGGGCGGACCGGTCGGGGAAGTTGCGGTAGAGCGTGGCGTTGCCGACGCCGGCCCGCCGGGCGACGTCGTCGAGCGGCACCTCGGGCCCGAACTCGACGAAGAGCTCGCGCGCGGCGCTCACGATCCGCTCGCGGTTGCGCAGCGCGTCGGCCCGCGGGCGGGACGAACGGCACTGTGCTGCCGGTGCGGTGTTCTCGGCGGCGCCCTCGGTGACGGTCTCAGCGACGTTCTCGGCCACGCAGTTCACGACGACAGCCCTCCCTTTGCTTCCCGTTACCAGCGACTCCGCTGCCTCTGTGCAGCCGGTCGGCCCCCTCGCGTAACCGGGGACCGATTCCCCGGTTAGTGGGGACACGTATGCAAACGGGGAGTAGCTCCCCACTTATTTCCCTCATCGCATGTGACCTGAGTCACATCACCTGACGAGGAAAAACCTCCGATCGGCGCACCCAGCGAGCGCCCCCGGACCGCCCGGCACAGGCTGATCGCCAGAGCGCAGTCAGGTCGGCCGACTGCCGCGGACCCCGAAGGCGCCTCTATGCAGCAGCCTCGCCACCGCATACGCAGACACCGCCGCCCGGTCGCCCTGGCCGGGGCGACCGCCCTGGTCATAGCGGCCATGGCATCGGCGAGCACCACCCTCCCGACGGGCGGTCGCGCCTCGGCGGGTCCGGCGGCCACGTCCCCGGACTCCGCGCTCGCGCCCTGCCGGATCTCCGCGGTCATGGGTGTGCAGATGTCCGAGGGCATGCCGACCCCGCCCGGTTACACCCGGTCGACCGGCGACGTCAGGGCGCTCAACCTGATGATCGACTTCCCGGACGCGGAGGGCGCCGAACCGGCGATGGACCGGTTCGCGGAGTTCTTCCCGCAGACCTCCGACTGGTTCGCGACCAGCTCCTACGGCCGCCTCGTCTACCGCCCCGAGGCCCCCCTCAAGGACTGGCTGCGGATGCCGCTGCCGTTCACGGAGTACGGGATAGAGCGCGGCTCACCGTTCGAGCCGGGCTACCGCCAGCTGGTCAAGGACATCGTCGCGGCCGCCGACCCGGAGGTCGACTTCTCCGCGTACGACCTGGTCAACATCCTGGTCACCCCGAACGCCGGGCCCTCCGCTCTGGACACCGTGCTCTCGGTGACCTTCTCCGGCAACGACGACGCCCCGACCGCCGACGGCGTCCCGCTCTCCAACACGTCCTTCGTCTACAGCCGCCAGGACGACGGATCGGGTTCGTTCGCCGAGACCGGCTACCGCGTCCTGCCGCACGAGAACGGCCATGTCTTCGGGCTGCCCGACCTCTACACGATGGAGGGCGGGGGCTCGGTCGGACACTGGGACATCATGTCCGAGGACTGGGGCGCCAACAACGACTTCCTGGCCTGGCACAAGTGGAAGCTGGGCTGGCTCGACAACGAGCAGATCAGCTGCGCCTCGCAGCCCGGCGTCAGCGAGCACACGCTCGGCCCGCTGGCCACCGAGGGCGGCACCAAGCTCGCCTTCGTCCCGCTGAGCACCCAGTCCGGCTACGCCGTGGAGGTACGCACGGCAGGCGGCAACGACGACGCGGTCTGCCGTCCCGGGGTGCTGATCTACAAGGTGAGCTCCGATGTGGACACGGGCCAGGGGCCGGTCTCCGTCGCCGACGCCACCGAGGACAGCGGCGGCTGCACCCGGCGGCCGAACGTCCACGCCGAACTGTCGGACGCACCGTTCCGCCCCGGCCAGACGTTCACCGACCGGGCCAACGGCGTACGGATATCCGTGCTCGACGAGGACGACCGCGGCAACTACCGGGTGCGGGTCACACGTCCGTGAGCGGCGCGGGGGACTGATCGGGTTCGGGGCCGGGGTCGGGGCCGGGGTCGGAGCCGGTACCTGGCCCCGCGAACCCTTCCCCTGAGCCGGACCCCGCGAACCGGCCCCGGAGCTCGTGCTTGAGGAGCTTGCCGGTGGCGTTGCGCGGGAGCGGCTCGTCGGTGAGCAGCACCCGCGTAGGCACCTTGAACGCGGCGAGCGAGCGCCCGACGTGCGCCCGCAGGGCCTCGCCGGTGACCCGGGACCCGGTGCGCGGGCGGACGACGGCGGCCACCTCCTCCCCCAGCACCGGGTGCGGGACACCGAGGACGGCCGCGTCGCACACGTCGGGATGGTCGTGCAGGACGCCCTCGACCTCGGCGCCGTACACGTTCTCGCCGCCCCGGATCACCACGTCCTTGATCCGGTCGACGACGCTGACCCGCCCCTCGTTCCGTACGGCGAGATCCCCCGTACGGAACCAGCCGCCGTCGGCGAAGGCCTCCTCGGTCGCCGCCGCGTCGCGCCAGTAGCCGCGGAACAGCGACTGGCCGCGCAGCCACAACTCGCCCGGCTCACCGTCGGGCAGCTCCTCGCCCGAAGGACCGGCGACCCGCGTCTCGGTGACCGGGGTCGGGCGGCCCGCGCCACCGGGCTCGGCGCGGTAGTCGGCCCCGTTGTGCGCGAGGACCCCGCCGCTGGTCTCGGTCAGTCCGTAACCGGTACGGGGCTCGACGCGCTCGCCGTACCGGGCGGTGAGCCGGGCGACCAGGGCGGGCGGGGCGGCGGCGCCTCCGGTGCTGAACAGGGTGAGGCTCTCCAGCTCGTCGCCCGCCCCCGTCCGCTCGGCGGCCTCCAGCAGTCGGAGCCCGGTGGTGGGGACACCGGAGAAGTGCGTGACGCGGTGCGTACGGATCAGGCGCAGCGCCTCGTCCGCGTCCCACCGGTGCATCAGGACGAGGGTGCCGCCCGCGGCCATCACCCCGTAGAACCCGGTGAACGCGGCGACGTGGAAGAAGGGGAACGTCATCAGGGAGACCGGGGCGGCCCCCTGCCCGGGGATGACTCCCCGCGCCAGGGCGGAGGCCGCCGCCTGGTAGCGGGAGTTGAGCGCGGCCCCGGCCTGGGCGAGATGGGTGGCCACAGCGCCCTTGGGGCGGCCGGTGGTGCCCGAGGTGTAGAGGACCGTGGCGTCGTCCTCGGGCCGGGGCACCACGTCGGGCGGCGCGGCCAGCGGATCGGGGGCGGGGAAGTCCTCGTACCGCTCGACGCGCAGCCCCTCGGCCCCACTCCCCTCCGTACTCCCCTCCGCGTGGGAGCCGTGGAAGAGAACGACACGCGTCCCGGTCCGCCGCGCCCAGCCCGCGACCCGCCCGAGCCGCTCCCCGTCAACGAGGAGCACCCCGGGCCCGCAGTCGTCGAGGACGTGGGTGAACTCGCCCTCGGTCCACCAGGCGTTGAGCGGTACGGCGACGAGACCGGCCAGCTGGGCGGCCCAGAAGGCGATCTGCCACTCGGGGTGGTTCCGCATCGCGACGACGGCCCGGTCACCAGGGCGCAGCCCGTACCGCTCGTGCAGCC
Encoded here:
- a CDS encoding questin oxidase family protein, with the translated sequence MDDDTTGTLDEALERLHASGPERDGWLSNHAPMAVEALVRHGQAPVVQRWLDRYGPKLEEMPGSAAPVTVRNWREALGDPRRVADWTVYFERETADRPWRDVLAEWWPRLLPGIAAGATHPVIRVGHSVRTLLAGEETAPRVRELAHGLGYWAARHQPLPALELLDPAPSAAAALDRVPLVPDPSGGILARFAQLTGLPHWPGQEPAEPEEARSALRELVRAATHRYATHGHGEPVMLVHAATAPNAVLRTLPALPRALWGPSLGAAWAASAAVTAAYAPPLRDSSLDAPARTPGAQGATDAEELFARAAAHGDDHTIKFVDTALDVGDRTAFVAALRSIELNTPVF
- a CDS encoding dioxygenase family protein, with amino-acid sequence MTATAERMPALYLSHGAPPLADDPVWPGQLAAWSAALPCPRAILMVSAHWEEAPLALGATETVPLVYDFWGFPEHYYRVRYGAPGAPRLADSVRGLLRGAGTPVQDIPDRGLDHGAYVPLVEMFPDADIPVLQISLPTLDPQKLMDVGRKLAPLRDEGVLIVGSGFFTHNLAALRHTGGGVPGWSAEFDDWGDRALRAQDIDALLDFEHTSPAGKLAHPRTEHFAPLFVTLGAAEDELDRGRSVIDGFWMGLAKRSVQFG
- a CDS encoding MarR family winged helix-turn-helix transcriptional regulator, which translates into the protein MESMTTASTSATRWLTDEEQRVWRAYLHATTLLEDHLDRQLQRDAGMPHIYYGLLVQLSQAPRRRMRMTELARNAKITRSRLSHAIARLEKNGWVRREDCPSDKRGQNAVLTDDGYAMLRRSAPGHVDAVRQAMFDRLTPEQVRSLGEIMRVLATGLEPEGPDADLPWLR
- a CDS encoding MFS transporter, with the translated sequence MSKTADTALPDPSRLPDPGRLPDPGRWKALAFIALAQLMVVLDATIVNIALPSAQADLGISDGNKQWVITAYALAFGGLLLFGGRIADLWGRRRTFVVGLIGFALASALGGAAQNEAMMFGSRALQGVFGALLAPAALSLLAVMFTDAKERAKAFGIYGAIAGGGGAVGLILGGFLTEYLNWRWTFFVNIPFAVVAAAGAYFVIREPSGTRNRASLDIPGVVLSTLGLVALVYGFTRAESAGWSDGLTVTMFIASAVLLIAFVVTEALVKSPLLPLRVLTERNRGGVYLSLGLAIIAMFGLFLFLTYYLQVVKGYSPVTTGFAFLPMIAGMIIGSTQIGTRLMTRVPPRLLMGPGFLVAATGMLLLTQLDLNTSYAAVILPGQLLLGLGMGTAFMPAMSLATHGIEPRDAGVASAMVNTSQQVGGAIGTALLNTIAASATTAYVADHAARATDPELLELQAMVSGFSAAIWWAVGILVAASAIAAVLINTGRPGAGPGGASGGDAEGADGAEDEFRIPVVAH
- a CDS encoding TetR/AcrR family transcriptional regulator, producing the protein MNCVAENVAETVTEGAAENTAPAAQCRSSRPRADALRNRERIVSAARELFVEFGPEVPLDDVARRAGVGNATLYRNFPDRSALIHEVVLAVTSRTTSRAEEAVAAEADPFAALSRFVHAAADERIGALCPMLSGVFDQDHPDLLAERRRLEEAVGGLVRRAMSAGRLRADIGVGDVFVVLSQLTRPLPGIACQGIDRFTHRHLQLFLDGLEAPARSELPGSAATLEDLRRRP
- a CDS encoding M6 family metalloprotease domain-containing protein, coding for MQQPRHRIRRHRRPVALAGATALVIAAMASASTTLPTGGRASAGPAATSPDSALAPCRISAVMGVQMSEGMPTPPGYTRSTGDVRALNLMIDFPDAEGAEPAMDRFAEFFPQTSDWFATSSYGRLVYRPEAPLKDWLRMPLPFTEYGIERGSPFEPGYRQLVKDIVAAADPEVDFSAYDLVNILVTPNAGPSALDTVLSVTFSGNDDAPTADGVPLSNTSFVYSRQDDGSGSFAETGYRVLPHENGHVFGLPDLYTMEGGGSVGHWDIMSEDWGANNDFLAWHKWKLGWLDNEQISCASQPGVSEHTLGPLATEGGTKLAFVPLSTQSGYAVEVRTAGGNDDAVCRPGVLIYKVSSDVDTGQGPVSVADATEDSGGCTRRPNVHAELSDAPFRPGQTFTDRANGVRISVLDEDDRGNYRVRVTRP
- a CDS encoding class I adenylate-forming enzyme family protein, producing MPHTRPSPEPGSEGAAARAECAERAARAARVAAALTAPGAPFAVVRGERGVLEYADGPRTLREFVEATWAFGDAPFLIAGERTYTYGEFFAAASALAVRLHERYGLRPGDRAVVAMRNHPEWQIAFWAAQLAGLVAVPLNAWWTEGEFTHVLDDCGPGVLLVDGERLGRVAGWARRTGTRVVLFHGSHAEGSTEGSGAEGLRVERYEDFPAPDPLAAPPDVVPRPEDDATVLYTSGTTGRPKGAVATHLAQAGAALNSRYQAAASALARGVIPGQGAAPVSLMTFPFFHVAAFTGFYGVMAAGGTLVLMHRWDADEALRLIRTHRVTHFSGVPTTGLRLLEAAERTGAGDELESLTLFSTGGAAAPPALVARLTARYGERVEPRTGYGLTETSGGVLAHNGADYRAEPGGAGRPTPVTETRVAGPSGEELPDGEPGELWLRGQSLFRGYWRDAAATEEAFADGGWFRTGDLAVRNEGRVSVVDRIKDVVIRGGENVYGAEVEGVLHDHPDVCDAAVLGVPHPVLGEEVAAVVRPRTGSRVTGEALRAHVGRSLAAFKVPTRVLLTDEPLPRNATGKLLKHELRGRFAGSGSGEGFAGPGTGSDPGPDPGPEPDQSPAPLTDV